A stretch of Dromaius novaehollandiae isolate bDroNov1 unplaced genomic scaffold, bDroNov1.hap1 HAP1_SCAFFOLD_45, whole genome shotgun sequence DNA encodes these proteins:
- the LOC135327053 gene encoding olfactory receptor 12D1-like, with protein MDNQTEVSKFILLGLSSPQGLQQFLFMLFSLLYLSSLLGNVAIVTVVICEPRLRIPMYYFLCNLSCLDIFYSTVTIPKMLAGFLWGHQGISYTGCLSQLHFFHFLGSSEALLLAVMAYDRFVAICHPLRYSLIMSPRACLLLAAAAWVTGFLHALMHTVMTSRLHFCGPSHIHHFFCDIKPLVRLACNSNQLNLHLLSIITGNIAIGPFVFTLFSYLYIFSFLRLKVQSREGRRKSFSTCISHLTVVALLYVPVIFNYVPPSSGSSPRRDMIATLMYNVVTSILNPLIYTLRNAEVKRALKRRLFSRELLVQKMFCLAACVG; from the coding sequence atggataaccagacagaggtgagcaagttcatcctgcttggcctgtccagccctcaagggctgcagcagttcctgttcatgctcttctccctgctctacctgtccagcctgctggggaatgtggcaattgtgactgtggtgatatgtgaacctcggctacgcatccccatgtactatttcctctgcaacctctcctgcctggatattttctactccaccgttaccatccccaagatgctggctgggttcctctgggggcaccagggtatttcttacactggctgcctaagccagctccacttcttccacttcctgggcagcagcgaagctttgctgctggctgtcatggcctatgaccgctttgtggccatctgccacccgctgcgctacagcctgatcatgagcccacgggcctgcctgctgctggctgcagccgcttGGGTTACAGGCTTCCTtcatgctctgatgcacacagtcatgacctcccggctccatttctgtggccccagccacatccaccacttcttctgtgacatcaagcccctggtgagactagcctgcaatagcaaccagctcaacctgcacctgctcagcatCATCACGGGGAATATAGCGATAGGCCCCTTTGtcttcacactcttttcttacctgtacatcttttccttcctccgactgaaagtccagtcgagggaggggaggaggaaatccttctccacttgcatctcccatCTCACAGTAGTGGCCTTACTCTATGTCcctgttatttttaactatgtgCCACCTTCCTCAGGGAGTTCACCCAGGCGGGACATGATAGCCACCCTTATGTATAATGTTGTCACCTCCATCCTCAATCCTTTGATCTACACCCTGAGGAATGCGGAGGTGAAACGTGccctaaagagaagacttttctccagagagttactagtgcagaaaatgttctgccttgcagcttgtgTGGGGTAG